In Candidatus Aminicenantes bacterium, the DNA window GTTCCAGAATGTCGGGATGTTTCATGGTGCCCTCCGCGGCTGATTATAAATGATTTCGCCCGAAAGTGAAAGGATATGGCACTCCGCCTTGACAGCAGCCATTTTTTTTACTATCATATGCTTTACTTGCAAATGATCAAGGAGTGGATTTTGTGAAAAGAACATTTCAACCCAACAATCTGAAACGAAAGAAAAACCATGGCTTCCGGGCGCGCATGGAGACCAAGGGCGGCCGCGAAGTGATCAGCCGCAGAAGAAGGAAAGGCAGGAAGAGTCTGAGCGCCTGATCCA includes these proteins:
- the rpmH gene encoding 50S ribosomal protein L34 — its product is MKRTFQPNNLKRKKNHGFRARMETKGGREVISRRRRKGRKSLSA